The following coding sequences lie in one Deltaproteobacteria bacterium genomic window:
- a CDS encoding bifunctional alpha,alpha-trehalose-phosphate synthase (UDP-forming)/trehalose-phosphatase, whose amino-acid sequence MTDADTMPADARALVVVSHRLPIALSLGKDGAIELRETVGGLATALTGARERHAFTWVGWAGQPPAGADHGAVEASLRAAGYEPVSVPAAQHDAFYNGMCNSVIWPLFHYFLGRISTEAGLLPAYAAVNQAFADVVIRTAPEGAHVWIHDYHLMMVPAMLRAARPDLRISFFLHVPFPSSEIYRILPWRAELLAGVLGADYLGFHTGDYARHFRSSCLRVLGLESGFDYVVHDGRRVGVGVHPIGADVTRLSAALHTSGALERITSLRTQWRGRRVILGVERLDYSKAIPLKLMAYEEFLRRDPRRAAENVLVQVVVPSRLDTEDYRDLKDEIEQQVGRINGLYGTPGVTPIEYLHRQFDTDELAPLYRAADVGIVTPARDGMNLVAHEFVLCQSEPIDDGAPAGVLLLSEFAGAAHSLSHVLLTNPWSPSGVADALEVACAMPAEERSDRMARMRERVIDMDAQRWAARFLAAVDTVVSERGHYDDVALLGPSQQAELLEQAARASRRVLLLDYDGTLRELTRRPLDARPSDELRTLLTELSRLPDTEVHIVSGRDRRTLATWLGDLPISICAEHGFAWRPAGQGQWSIREDIDLRWLARAEAILRGVEVEVDDSEVERKPCGVTWHYRRVDPDYGEWRARELRLHLGEQFANEPVEILAGRKVVELRAAGVDKGHYVRSLDLRDAFVLAIGDDRTDVDMYSALPPGSTSVHVGVTGELNLYRVESPADVRGLLARLRDRLR is encoded by the coding sequence ATGACCGACGCAGACACGATGCCTGCCGATGCACGCGCGCTGGTGGTGGTGAGCCACCGACTGCCGATCGCGCTGAGCCTCGGCAAAGACGGTGCGATCGAGCTGCGCGAGACCGTCGGTGGCCTCGCCACCGCGCTCACGGGTGCGCGCGAGCGCCACGCATTCACGTGGGTCGGATGGGCCGGTCAGCCGCCCGCGGGCGCGGATCACGGCGCGGTCGAGGCATCCCTGCGTGCCGCCGGCTACGAGCCGGTATCGGTGCCGGCGGCGCAGCACGACGCGTTCTACAACGGCATGTGCAACTCGGTCATCTGGCCGCTGTTCCACTACTTCCTCGGCCGCATCTCGACCGAGGCGGGCCTGCTGCCGGCCTACGCAGCGGTGAACCAGGCCTTCGCGGACGTCGTGATCCGCACCGCGCCCGAGGGCGCGCACGTGTGGATCCACGACTATCACCTGATGATGGTGCCGGCGATGTTGCGGGCGGCGCGACCCGACCTGCGCATCAGCTTCTTCCTGCACGTGCCGTTTCCGTCGTCCGAGATCTATCGAATCCTGCCGTGGCGCGCGGAGCTACTCGCTGGGGTGCTGGGCGCGGACTACCTCGGCTTCCACACCGGCGACTACGCGCGGCACTTCCGCTCGTCTTGCCTGCGCGTGCTCGGGCTCGAGTCCGGCTTCGATTACGTGGTCCACGATGGACGGCGCGTCGGTGTCGGCGTGCACCCGATCGGCGCCGACGTCACGCGACTCTCGGCGGCCCTGCACACCAGCGGTGCGCTGGAGCGCATCACGTCGCTGCGCACGCAGTGGCGCGGCCGCCGGGTCATCCTCGGCGTCGAGCGTCTCGACTACAGCAAGGCCATCCCGCTCAAGCTGATGGCCTACGAGGAGTTCCTCCGCCGCGACCCCCGGCGCGCGGCCGAGAACGTGCTCGTACAGGTGGTGGTGCCGTCGCGGCTCGACACCGAGGATTACCGCGACCTGAAGGACGAGATCGAGCAACAGGTCGGCCGCATCAACGGCTTGTATGGCACCCCCGGCGTCACGCCGATCGAGTACCTGCACCGCCAGTTCGACACCGACGAACTGGCACCGCTGTACCGCGCCGCCGATGTCGGCATCGTGACCCCGGCCCGCGACGGCATGAACCTGGTGGCCCACGAGTTCGTGCTGTGCCAGTCCGAGCCCATCGACGACGGCGCACCCGCAGGCGTACTGCTGCTCAGCGAGTTCGCAGGTGCTGCCCACAGCCTCTCGCACGTGCTGCTCACCAACCCCTGGAGCCCCTCGGGGGTCGCCGACGCGCTCGAGGTGGCCTGCGCGATGCCGGCCGAGGAGCGCAGCGATCGCATGGCGCGGATGCGCGAGCGAGTGATCGACATGGACGCCCAGCGGTGGGCAGCCCGCTTCCTCGCAGCGGTCGACACCGTCGTGAGCGAGCGTGGGCACTACGACGACGTCGCGCTGCTGGGCCCGTCGCAGCAGGCCGAGCTGCTCGAGCAGGCCGCACGCGCGTCACGCCGCGTGCTGTTGCTCGACTACGACGGCACGCTGCGCGAGCTGACGCGACGCCCGCTCGACGCGCGCCCCAGCGACGAGCTGCGCACGCTGTTGACCGAGCTCTCGCGCCTCCCCGACACCGAGGTGCACATCGTCAGCGGACGTGACCGCCGCACGCTCGCGACCTGGCTGGGCGACCTGCCGATCTCGATCTGCGCCGAGCATGGCTTCGCGTGGCGGCCGGCTGGCCAGGGCCAGTGGTCGATCCGCGAGGACATCGACCTGCGTTGGCTGGCGCGGGCCGAGGCAATCCTGCGGGGGGTCGAGGTCGAGGTCGACGACAGCGAGGTCGAGCGCAAGCCATGTGGCGTCACGTGGCACTACCGCCGCGTCGATCCCGACTACGGCGAGTGGCGAGCGCGGGAGCTGCGGCTCCACCTGGGCGAGCAGTTCGCCAACGAGCCGGTCGAGATCCTCGCGGGCCGCAAGGTCGTCGAGCTGCGCGCCGCGGGCGTCGACAAGGGTCACTACGTGCGCTCGCTCGATCTGCGCGACGCGTTCGTGTTGGCGATCGGCGACGACCGCACCGACGTCGACATGTACAGCGCGCTGCCGCCGGGCTCCACCAGCGTCCACGTCGGCGTGACCGGCGAGCTCAACCTCTACCGCGTCGAGTCCCCGGCCGACGTGCGCGGTCTGCTGGCGCGGCTGCGCGACCGCCTGCGTTAG
- a CDS encoding sensor histidine kinase encodes MTQRSILEPALPAAATGLMPVTQLRLRALARRELLQRTFTGTFVYPVGWLVVAGVTGLLVDHPAPVLGMVGLLSVLVAVRLVLYRRALRDTTRPSTAGKGHLVLGVVSASLFSVSLGLGYLARGGDAGVAAGYVGMSAIVGGIAMVASTHRRLAQVWTFTAIAPSLLVFAVRADATAQLLALIFALYIPVLKRLIDQGHQAWWDAQIAAARLDEHSSRLARVSRHAGMAENATNVLHDVGNALSAVKVAAERLVAAGARHPAADLERMARLFERDADTLQAFLASDGPKLARFVGALSQASREHADAAAADARRLREGLRLIETIVRRQQDLAGELGGFEACSVVELIDAAVGLSHAAQADLHVEHDARVAAGSSVRVDRPRVLQVLVNLLENAYDATLEHGTRAITIRTHERADAVVIEVADNGIGISPALAERIFSRGFTTKAHGHGFGLHGSFALAQAMGGSLTFESAGLGCGAVFRLQLPVQAAVAA; translated from the coding sequence ATGACGCAGCGCTCGATCCTCGAGCCGGCACTACCGGCAGCCGCCACGGGGCTGATGCCGGTGACACAGCTGCGCCTGCGCGCGCTGGCGCGACGCGAGCTGCTCCAGCGCACGTTTACCGGCACGTTCGTCTATCCGGTGGGATGGCTGGTGGTCGCCGGCGTCACCGGCCTGCTCGTCGACCACCCCGCGCCGGTGCTGGGCATGGTCGGGCTGCTGTCGGTGCTGGTCGCGGTGCGGCTCGTGCTCTACCGCCGGGCGCTGCGCGACACCACGCGGCCGAGCACGGCCGGCAAGGGCCACCTCGTGCTCGGCGTGGTGTCGGCGTCGTTGTTCTCGGTGTCGCTCGGGCTGGGCTATCTCGCGCGGGGCGGCGATGCGGGGGTCGCCGCCGGCTACGTGGGGATGTCGGCGATCGTCGGTGGCATCGCGATGGTCGCGAGCACGCATCGGCGGCTGGCGCAGGTGTGGACGTTCACTGCGATCGCGCCGAGCCTGCTGGTCTTCGCCGTGCGCGCCGACGCCACTGCGCAGCTGCTCGCGCTCATCTTCGCGTTGTACATCCCCGTGCTGAAGCGCCTCATCGATCAGGGGCACCAGGCGTGGTGGGACGCCCAGATCGCCGCCGCGCGACTCGACGAGCACTCCAGCAGACTCGCGCGGGTCTCGCGGCACGCCGGCATGGCCGAGAACGCCACCAACGTGCTGCACGACGTCGGCAACGCGCTCAGCGCGGTCAAGGTCGCCGCCGAGCGACTGGTTGCAGCCGGTGCACGGCACCCGGCGGCGGACCTCGAGCGCATGGCCCGACTGTTCGAGCGCGATGCGGACACGTTGCAGGCGTTCCTGGCGAGCGACGGACCCAAGCTCGCACGCTTCGTCGGCGCGCTCTCGCAGGCGTCGCGCGAGCACGCCGACGCAGCCGCCGCCGATGCCCGGCGGCTGCGTGAGGGCCTGCGGCTCATCGAGACCATCGTGCGGCGCCAGCAGGACCTCGCTGGCGAGCTCGGCGGCTTCGAGGCCTGCAGCGTGGTCGAGCTGATCGATGCTGCGGTCGGGCTGTCCCACGCCGCACAGGCCGATCTCCACGTCGAGCACGACGCGCGCGTCGCCGCGGGCAGCAGCGTACGGGTCGACCGGCCGCGCGTGCTGCAGGTACTCGTCAACCTGCTCGAGAACGCCTACGACGCCACCCTCGAGCACGGCACGCGGGCCATCACGATCCGCACCCACGAGCGTGCCGACGCGGTCGTGATCGAAGTCGCCGACAATGGCATCGGGATCTCGCCTGCGCTCGCGGAGCGCATCTTCTCGCGCGGGTTCACCACCAAGGCCCACGGACACGGCTTCGGCCTCCACGGCAGCTTCGCGCTCGCGCAGGCGATGGGTGGATCGCTGACGTTCGAGAGCGCGGGGCTCGGGTGTGGCGCGGTGTTCCGCCTGCAGCTGCCGGTGCAAGCCGCGGTCGCGGCGTGA
- a CDS encoding alpha/beta hydrolase → MLARASGWLFLLVNLAGVAFTLNAFLPVRRRTLLVIPSFLLSMFAAELAVHHLFWQLLATAGFAWLGALGTTPGLIGLGLAVVSWLGLAVLVIEGPGSGRTIREALAQLGPPSTPRRPQWWRVAVPFPLRRAGTRVTRNVEFARVGGTRLRLDVYRPLAAPGLRPALVQIHGGGWVVGDKREQGVPIMTRMSDRGWVGFNVNYRLSPGATWPDHLVDIKRAIGWIREHAAEYGVDPGFIAVTGGSAGGHLAAMAALTANDPSLQPGFEHADTRLQAAVPFYAIYDFTNRLHSHVPGFLERLLEPLVMKAFYADAPERFAAASPLDRVHADAPPFFVIHGRRDTLAPLVDAQAFVAALRQVSRAQVLFAEVAGAQHAFDVFLSPRSLPVIEGVGDFLERVWQDAVQARATREGEPAAPDDPTATSSGPVAHAPP, encoded by the coding sequence ATGCTCGCTCGAGCCAGTGGCTGGCTATTCCTGCTCGTGAACCTCGCGGGCGTGGCCTTCACGCTCAACGCGTTCCTGCCGGTCCGGCGCCGCACGCTGTTGGTGATCCCCAGCTTCTTGCTGTCGATGTTCGCCGCCGAGCTGGCGGTCCACCACTTGTTCTGGCAGCTGCTCGCGACGGCTGGCTTCGCCTGGCTGGGCGCGCTCGGCACGACGCCGGGGTTGATCGGGCTCGGGCTCGCGGTGGTTTCGTGGCTGGGGCTCGCGGTGCTGGTCATCGAAGGTCCTGGATCGGGCCGCACGATCCGCGAGGCGCTCGCGCAGCTGGGCCCGCCATCGACCCCGCGGCGGCCGCAGTGGTGGCGGGTCGCCGTGCCGTTCCCGCTGCGTCGCGCCGGCACCCGCGTGACCCGCAACGTCGAGTTCGCGCGGGTCGGGGGCACGCGACTGCGGCTCGACGTCTATCGCCCGCTCGCCGCGCCCGGTCTGCGGCCTGCGCTGGTGCAGATCCACGGCGGCGGCTGGGTGGTCGGCGACAAGCGCGAGCAGGGCGTGCCGATCATGACCCGCATGTCCGATCGCGGCTGGGTGGGCTTCAACGTCAACTATCGCCTGAGCCCCGGCGCGACGTGGCCCGATCACCTGGTCGACATCAAGCGCGCGATCGGGTGGATCCGCGAGCACGCCGCGGAGTACGGCGTCGACCCCGGCTTCATCGCGGTGACCGGTGGCTCGGCGGGCGGTCACCTGGCGGCGATGGCCGCGTTGACCGCCAACGACCCGTCGCTGCAGCCTGGCTTCGAGCACGCCGACACCCGCCTGCAAGCCGCAGTGCCGTTCTACGCGATCTATGACTTCACCAACCGCCTGCACAGCCACGTGCCGGGCTTCCTCGAGCGCCTGCTCGAGCCGCTGGTGATGAAGGCGTTCTACGCCGACGCACCCGAGCGCTTCGCGGCCGCCTCGCCACTCGACCGCGTGCACGCCGACGCGCCGCCGTTCTTCGTGATCCACGGCCGACGTGACACGCTGGCGCCGCTGGTCGACGCGCAGGCATTCGTCGCCGCGCTGCGCCAGGTCTCGCGGGCGCAGGTGCTGTTCGCCGAGGTCGCGGGGGCGCAGCACGCCTTCGACGTGTTCCTCTCGCCGCGCTCGTTGCCGGTGATCGAAGGGGTCGGCGACTTCCTCGAACGCGTGTGGCAGGACGCGGTGCAGGCACGGGCGACGCGCGAGGGCGAGCCGGCAGCGCCCGACGACCCCACCGCCACCTCGTCGGGGCCTGTCGCCCACGCCCCCCCGTGA
- a CDS encoding methionine adenosyltransferase — MARRLFTSESVTEGHPDKICDKISDSILDAIIAKDPRCRVACETLVKTGYVNVAGEVTTSTYVDIPSIVRKTVREIGYTSSAMGFDADSCGVLVALEAQSPDISLGVDGKGVYSDEQGAGDQGMMFGYACTETSELMPLPISLAHKLARRLTYVRRRESDSFLRPDGKSQVTVEYDGGVPKRIDAVVVSTQHSEDVTHATLKEFIMEEVIKPTVPANLLDHDTKYYVNPTGRFVIGGPMGDSGLTGRKIIVDTYGGMGRHGGGAFSGKDPSKVDRSAAYYARYIAKHLVAAGLAERVEVQLAYAIGVAKPVSVLVESFGTGKVPDDRLSEIVLKHFDARPGRLIAELDLLKPIYAQTAAYGHFGREEHDFTWERLPKLEALRAEK, encoded by the coding sequence ATGGCCCGCCGTCTGTTCACCAGCGAGTCCGTCACCGAAGGACATCCCGACAAGATCTGCGACAAGATCAGCGACTCGATCCTCGATGCCATCATCGCCAAGGATCCCCGCTGTCGCGTCGCCTGCGAGACGCTGGTGAAGACCGGGTACGTCAACGTCGCCGGCGAGGTCACGACCAGCACCTACGTCGACATCCCGTCGATCGTCCGCAAGACCGTGCGCGAGATCGGCTACACCAGCTCCGCGATGGGCTTCGACGCCGACAGCTGCGGCGTGCTGGTCGCGCTCGAGGCCCAGAGCCCGGACATCTCGCTCGGCGTCGACGGCAAGGGCGTCTACAGCGACGAGCAGGGCGCCGGCGACCAGGGCATGATGTTCGGCTACGCCTGCACCGAGACCAGCGAGCTCATGCCGCTGCCGATCAGCCTCGCGCACAAGCTGGCGCGCCGGCTGACCTACGTGCGTCGTCGCGAGAGCGACAGCTTCCTGCGCCCCGATGGCAAGAGCCAGGTCACCGTCGAGTACGACGGTGGCGTGCCCAAGCGCATCGACGCGGTGGTCGTGTCCACGCAGCACAGCGAGGACGTCACCCACGCGACGCTCAAGGAGTTCATCATGGAGGAGGTCATCAAGCCGACGGTGCCGGCGAACCTCCTCGACCACGACACCAAGTACTACGTCAACCCGACCGGCCGCTTCGTCATCGGCGGCCCCATGGGTGACTCGGGTCTGACCGGCCGCAAGATCATCGTCGACACCTACGGCGGCATGGGTCGCCACGGTGGTGGCGCGTTCTCGGGCAAGGACCCCTCGAAGGTCGATCGCAGCGCGGCCTACTACGCGCGCTACATCGCCAAGCACCTGGTCGCCGCGGGCCTCGCCGAGCGCGTCGAGGTCCAGCTCGCCTACGCCATCGGCGTGGCCAAGCCGGTCAGCGTGTTGGTCGAGAGCTTCGGCACCGGCAAGGTCCCCGACGACCGCCTGAGCGAGATTGTGCTCAAGCACTTCGACGCGCGGCCCGGGCGGCTCATCGCCGAGCTCGATCTGCTCAAGCCGATCTACGCGCAGACCGCCGCCTACGGCCACTTCGGCCGCGAAGAGCACGACTTCACGTGGGAGCGGCTGCCCAAGCTCGAGGCGCTGCGCGCCGAGAAGTAG
- the hisD gene encoding histidinol dehydrogenase — translation MTSRFQALTRMDLRADDAEARRLWRARCARAAGLAGEADADAKRIVDDVRVRGDVAVAEHTARLEQRTLAPAQFELDAATRAAAARRVPTAIADALRFAAARITAFHRTQVPVATGLTDAQTTLQSRPTPLRRVAVYAPGGTAAYPSSVLMAAIPAKVAGVDEVVLFTPRPADVVLLAAELAGVDRVFQLGGAQAIAAAAFGTETVPRVDKIVGPGNAWVTAAKRQVFGVCDIDGIAGPSEILVIADGSADPVIVAADLISQAEHDPLACAVLVTDSPSLIDAVDGALQGQLTNLPRAEIAQASLVEHGAAVLVADRDAMVVAANDYAPEHLELLVESPWALVPTLRTAGAIFVGPHTPEAAGDYTAGPSHVLPTAGAARFGSPLGVGDFTKITSVIQLSGAALTEQAPAITTLARAEGLEGHARAVELRLPSPRTQRTTLTPQSR, via the coding sequence ATGACATCGCGATTCCAAGCGCTGACCAGGATGGATCTGCGTGCCGACGACGCCGAGGCGCGTCGGCTCTGGCGTGCCCGCTGCGCGCGTGCGGCCGGCCTCGCGGGCGAGGCCGATGCCGACGCCAAGCGCATCGTCGACGACGTGCGCGTGCGCGGCGACGTCGCGGTCGCCGAGCACACCGCGCGCCTCGAGCAGCGCACGCTCGCGCCGGCCCAGTTCGAGCTCGACGCCGCCACGCGGGCCGCCGCTGCGCGTCGCGTGCCGACGGCGATCGCCGATGCGCTGCGCTTCGCGGCCGCGCGCATCACCGCGTTCCACCGCACGCAGGTGCCGGTCGCCACCGGCCTCACCGACGCCCAGACCACGCTGCAGAGCCGGCCGACGCCGCTGCGCCGGGTCGCGGTGTACGCCCCCGGCGGCACCGCGGCGTATCCGTCGTCGGTGCTGATGGCGGCGATCCCCGCCAAGGTCGCGGGGGTCGACGAGGTGGTGCTGTTCACGCCGCGGCCCGCCGACGTGGTGCTGCTCGCGGCCGAGCTCGCGGGGGTCGACCGCGTGTTCCAACTCGGCGGCGCGCAGGCGATCGCGGCGGCGGCGTTCGGCACCGAGACCGTGCCGCGGGTGGACAAGATCGTCGGCCCCGGCAACGCGTGGGTCACCGCGGCCAAGCGGCAGGTCTTCGGTGTCTGTGACATCGACGGCATCGCCGGGCCGAGCGAGATCCTCGTGATCGCCGACGGCAGTGCCGATCCGGTGATCGTCGCCGCCGACCTCATCAGCCAGGCCGAGCACGATCCGCTGGCGTGCGCCGTGCTCGTGACCGACTCGCCGAGCCTGATCGACGCCGTCGACGGCGCACTGCAGGGCCAGCTCACGAACCTGCCGCGGGCCGAGATCGCCCAGGCATCCCTCGTCGAGCACGGCGCGGCGGTGCTGGTCGCCGATCGCGACGCCATGGTCGTCGCTGCAAACGACTACGCGCCCGAGCACCTGGAGCTGCTGGTCGAATCGCCGTGGGCGTTGGTGCCGACGCTGCGCACCGCCGGTGCGATCTTCGTCGGACCGCACACCCCCGAGGCCGCCGGCGACTACACGGCGGGCCCCAGCCACGTGCTGCCGACCGCCGGCGCGGCGCGCTTCGGCTCGCCGCTCGGCGTCGGCGACTTCACGAAGATCACCAGCGTGATCCAGCTGTCGGGGGCCGCGCTGACGGAGCAGGCCCCGGCGATCACCACGCTCGCCCGCGCCGAGGGCCTCGAGGGCCACGCGCGCGCGGTCGAGCTCCGCCTACCCTCGCCGCGGACCCAACGCACCACGCTGACGCCGCAGAGCCGATGA
- a CDS encoding aminotransferase class I/II-fold pyridoxal phosphate-dependent enzyme: MTDHTPAWTRHLQPALAGLGVYHAPASTAFARMHANENPEPWPDEVMQALAQCVQQVELGRYPDSSGRMLREVLAARHGCEADRIVLGNGSDEVISLLLTALAGGSPPVLVVPSPTFVMYGHSARVLGYEVREVPLDDALQLDGDAMHRALTGATICFLARPNNPTGTVWSAALIDDLVATHPSVVFVIDEAYIAYAPGASLWRADAPAHVVHMATLSKIGLAALRVGYAIATPVLAHALDKVRHPYNVSQTSLLLAHTVLTRFDHVQQELVARVIGNRERLAQLLGTLPGAHVYPSGANLVLVRLRSAAAADAVVEGLAAGGVLVKRMNATPLLRGCVRASVGTREQLDRLAGLLPALGERIARL, translated from the coding sequence ATGACAGACCACACCCCGGCCTGGACTCGACACCTCCAACCCGCGCTCGCGGGGCTCGGGGTCTATCACGCCCCAGCGAGCACTGCGTTCGCGCGCATGCACGCCAACGAGAACCCCGAGCCGTGGCCCGACGAGGTCATGCAGGCGCTCGCGCAGTGCGTGCAACAGGTCGAGCTCGGTCGTTACCCCGACAGCTCGGGTCGGATGCTGCGCGAGGTGTTGGCGGCACGCCACGGCTGCGAGGCCGATCGCATCGTGCTCGGCAACGGCAGCGACGAGGTGATCTCGCTGCTGCTCACCGCGCTCGCCGGCGGATCGCCGCCGGTGTTGGTGGTGCCGAGCCCGACCTTCGTGATGTACGGCCACAGCGCCCGCGTGCTCGGCTACGAGGTCCGCGAGGTCCCGCTCGACGACGCGCTGCAGCTCGACGGCGACGCGATGCACCGCGCGCTGACGGGCGCGACGATCTGCTTCTTGGCGCGGCCCAACAACCCCACCGGCACCGTGTGGTCGGCGGCGCTCATCGACGATTTGGTCGCGACCCACCCGTCGGTGGTGTTCGTGATCGACGAGGCCTACATCGCCTATGCCCCCGGCGCATCGCTGTGGCGGGCCGACGCGCCAGCGCACGTGGTGCACATGGCGACGCTGTCGAAGATCGGCCTCGCTGCGCTGCGGGTCGGCTACGCCATCGCGACGCCGGTGCTCGCGCACGCACTCGACAAGGTCCGGCATCCCTACAACGTCTCGCAGACCTCGCTGCTGCTGGCGCACACGGTGCTCACGCGCTTCGACCACGTGCAGCAGGAGCTCGTCGCGCGCGTGATCGGCAACCGCGAACGCCTCGCGCAGCTGCTGGGCACGCTGCCGGGGGCCCACGTGTACCCCTCGGGCGCAAACCTGGTGCTGGTGCGGTTGCGCTCCGCCGCGGCCGCCGATGCGGTGGTCGAGGGGCTCGCGGCCGGCGGCGTGCTGGTCAAGCGCATGAACGCGACGCCGCTGCTGCGCGGCTGCGTGCGTGCGAGCGTCGGCACGCGCGAGCAGCTCGACCGGCTGGCGGGCCTGCTGCCGGCGCTGGGCGAGCGGATCGCCCGACTCTAG
- a CDS encoding SGNH/GDSL hydrolase family protein produces MIPSAGTSTDAGGEASDASTGTTFVDEPASTGTDADGSGEGSTDAGDTGEPEAPPWAYYPASRVHSPITASVAAALRARVDASEGAQDVFMKVGASSDVNPNNLHCFAGDGLVWAAHVELQDAWSFFLGGDAAGSSPFDRDSVATEVGRTAAWAITGEPSPLQLEIDALAPSLAFVHYGTNDMNLGITPLTALPGFYGALMDLLDHAEAAGVIPVLVGLTRRGDDPDADRFIALYNTVLRGVAQARQIPFVDAHLAIDGLPGHGLGADGLHLEPDPRGACTLDDAGLMHGYNRRNLAQLELLARMFEVVQEQVEGLDAPTDEIAPPLGDGLAASPIVIEPARLPFADARDTLRDGAAVIDGYPGCGSADESGPELVYALSPEVDTPVRIVVLDRVGTDVDVQLLGDDLDPTTCLARDDTAISTTLSGPVRIVVDSWSDGTSVFGGAYLLVVVPCDDGDLDCAG; encoded by the coding sequence GTGATCCCATCGGCGGGCACGAGCACCGACGCCGGCGGCGAAGCCTCCGACGCGAGCACGGGCACCACCTTCGTCGACGAGCCGGCGAGCACGGGCACCGACGCGGACGGCAGCGGCGAGGGCAGCACCGACGCCGGCGACACCGGCGAGCCGGAGGCACCGCCGTGGGCGTACTACCCGGCGTCGCGCGTGCACTCGCCGATCACCGCGTCGGTCGCCGCGGCGCTGCGGGCCCGCGTCGATGCGTCCGAGGGCGCGCAGGACGTGTTCATGAAGGTCGGCGCCTCGAGCGACGTGAACCCGAACAACCTGCACTGCTTCGCCGGCGACGGCCTCGTGTGGGCGGCGCACGTCGAGCTGCAGGACGCGTGGTCGTTCTTCCTCGGTGGTGATGCGGCCGGCAGCTCGCCGTTCGATCGCGACAGTGTCGCGACCGAGGTCGGGCGCACCGCGGCGTGGGCCATCACCGGCGAGCCCTCGCCGCTGCAGCTCGAGATCGACGCGCTCGCGCCGTCGCTGGCGTTCGTGCACTACGGCACCAACGACATGAACCTCGGCATCACGCCGCTCACCGCGTTGCCGGGCTTCTACGGCGCGTTGATGGACCTGCTCGACCACGCCGAGGCGGCCGGTGTGATCCCGGTGCTGGTCGGCCTCACGCGCCGCGGCGACGACCCCGACGCCGATCGCTTCATCGCGCTCTACAACACGGTCCTGCGGGGCGTCGCGCAGGCGCGACAGATCCCGTTCGTCGATGCCCACCTCGCGATCGACGGCTTACCGGGTCACGGTCTGGGTGCCGATGGTCTGCATCTCGAGCCCGACCCGCGGGGCGCCTGCACGCTCGACGACGCCGGCCTCATGCACGGTTACAACCGGCGCAACCTCGCACAGCTCGAGCTGCTCGCGCGCATGTTCGAGGTCGTGCAGGAGCAGGTCGAGGGCCTCGACGCACCCACCGACGAGATCGCGCCACCGCTTGGCGACGGCCTCGCGGCCTCACCGATCGTCATCGAGCCTGCGCGACTGCCCTTCGCGGATGCCCGCGACACGCTGCGCGACGGCGCGGCGGTGATCGACGGCTATCCCGGCTGCGGCAGCGCCGACGAATCGGGGCCTGAGCTGGTCTACGCGCTGTCGCCCGAGGTCGACACCCCGGTGCGCATCGTGGTGCTCGATCGTGTCGGCACCGATGTCGACGTGCAGCTGCTCGGCGACGACCTCGATCCGACCACCTGTCTCGCACGCGACGACACCGCGATCTCGACCACGCTCTCGGGGCCCGTGCGCATCGTGGTCGACAGCTGGTCCGACGGCACCAGCGTGTTCGGCGGTGCCTACCTGCTGGTCGTGGTGCCGTGCGACGACGGCGACCTCGACTGCGCAGGATGA
- a CDS encoding helix-turn-helix transcriptional regulator: protein MLIPPPTFAKLCRARRLLVDPDARALPLRELAAAVGLSHHQMIRQFAALFGDTPHQLRIAARVELARELLARGDRSVTEVCFELGLSSLGSFSAGFARRTGTSPSRARRGFVSVPPPLPIPGCFGLMCVAR from the coding sequence ATGCTGATCCCACCACCGACCTTCGCGAAGCTGTGCCGCGCGCGCCGCCTGCTCGTCGACCCCGATGCGCGCGCGCTGCCGCTGCGCGAGCTGGCGGCGGCGGTGGGCCTCTCGCATCACCAGATGATCCGCCAGTTCGCGGCGCTGTTCGGCGACACGCCCCACCAGCTCCGCATCGCCGCGCGCGTCGAGCTCGCGCGCGAGCTGCTCGCGCGGGGCGACCGATCGGTGACCGAGGTGTGCTTCGAGCTGGGCCTGTCGAGCCTGGGCAGCTTCAGCGCCGGGTTCGCGCGGCGCACCGGCACGTCGCCGTCGCGGGCGCGACGCGGCTTCGTCAGCGTGCCGCCGCCGCTGCCGATCCCCGGTTGCTTCGGCCTGATGTGCGTCGCGCGCTGA
- a CDS encoding VOC family protein: protein MRIKLVSIMVDDQTKAQRFYTEVLGFQVKHEIPMGPYKWLTVISPEGPDDLELSLEPNANPAGKAFQQAMFEQGIPVAAFETSDLVADFRRLGGHGVAFTREPTAMGPVMVAVFADTCGNLIQLYQPLPPS, encoded by the coding sequence ATGCGCATCAAGCTCGTCAGCATCATGGTCGACGACCAGACCAAGGCCCAGCGCTTCTACACCGAGGTGCTCGGCTTCCAGGTGAAGCACGAGATCCCGATGGGGCCGTACAAGTGGCTCACCGTGATCTCGCCCGAGGGCCCCGACGACCTCGAGCTCTCGCTCGAGCCCAACGCCAACCCAGCCGGCAAGGCCTTCCAGCAGGCGATGTTCGAGCAGGGCATCCCGGTCGCCGCGTTCGAGACCAGCGACCTCGTCGCGGACTTCCGTCGGCTCGGTGGCCACGGCGTCGCGTTCACCCGCGAGCCCACCGCGATGGGCCCGGTGATGGTCGCCGTGTTCGCGGACACCTGCGGCAACCTGATCCAGCTCTACCAGCCGCTGCCACCTTCGTGA